Within the Cupriavidus necator N-1 genome, the region CGATACCTTGCTGCAGACTGCGATAAAACGGTTACTGCATGACGCAGCGAACGGGAAGATGCTTGGGCCCGCCGACGAAAGTAGAGGCAATCAGTTCCATCTGGCCCGCTGGTTCCACGCGCTTCAGGCGCGGAATCATTTCCTCGAACAGGATGCGCATTTCCATCTTCGCGAGGTGCTGGCCCAGGCAGACATGCGCGCCAAAGCCGAACGCCAAGTGGCGATTTGGCTTGCGATCGATGTTGAAATCAAAGGGCTTCTCGAAGACCTCTTCATCACGATTCGCTGAGCCGTAGCACAGCATCAGCCAGTCGCCCTTGCGAATCTTGCGCCCGCGGATCTCGGTGTCTGCCGTCGCGGTCCGCATGAAATGCCGCACCGGCGAGGCGAAGCGCACCGCTTCGTCGATAAACTGCGATATGAGCGACGGGTCGGCCTGGAGCCGGGGTAGCAGTTCGGGAAACTGGCTCAGCGCCCACATTGCGACCGCGGAGGAGGACGATGTAGTGTCGTGCCCTGCCGTCGCGATGATGACGTAGTAACCGAGACGGCTGACCTCGCTGATTGGCTCGCCGTTGACAACGGCGTTTGCGAGCAGTGTCGCCACGTCATTTCGCGGATTGACGCGGCGGTCGGCGGTGACTCTCTCAAAGTAATCCTTGAAATCCGCCACGACCGCCATCATGCTCTGTGCCGAGACATTCGCATTCGGGTTTTGCTCTTGCTTGGCCCGCTTGAGTTCAGGATCCTCGCCGCCGAACAACTCCTGCGTCAGCATCAGCATCCGAGCTTCGTCTTCCGGCGGCACGCCGAGAATGTCCATGATGACGTGCAGCGGATAATGCAGGGCGATGTCCTTGGCGAAATCGATGGTGTTGCCATCACTTTTCTGAAGCTTGTCGACAATCTGCCGAGCCAGCGCCCTGATGCGCTCATCCAGCTTCAGGATGCTATTGGGCATGAACCACGACTGCGTCAGCCCACGCAGGCCCTTGTGCTCGTCGCCGTCCACGTGGACCAGCGCCCTAACGACGTTCGGACTCCCGGTGGTCGCGATCACATGGTCAATCATGGCCTTGGGTCGGCAGACGACGGAGTAGTCACCGTTGTGGAAGAGATTGTGGTCGCGCGAGATGGCAGTCACGTCGGCGTGCTTGGTCACGACCCAGAACGGGTCGAAACCGTCATTGACGGCGCGCCCCAGGGGATTGTTCTCCCGCGCCCAAGTGTAGGCCGCGTGCAGTCGGACAGGATCGGCGTAGGCTCTGGGGTCGACCAGTACGCTAGCCACGTCGCCGGGAAGATCGAAATCGTTGTGGTTCATGGTATCGAGGGGTGTATTGGGGACTCAGGGCAGCAGCACGGGCTTTACGCACAGCCCCTGCTTTTGCTCCGCGACTGCGCGGTTGATATCGGAAAGCGGATAGGTCTTAATGAGCCTGTCGAAGGGGAAGCGCCCTTCCAGATACAGGGACATCAACTGCGGGATGAAAACGTCGGGATCGCTATCGCCTTCAATGATCCCGCGATAGGTGAAGCCGCCGCGCATGACCTCGCGCAGCGTGCCCGGCAGACCCAAGCTGGTCGCATGGGCGGGCGGCACGCCGACAAAGCCGAAGGTGCCACGCGGCGCCAGGAACTTCGGCACCGCCTCGATGACCGCCGGGATGCCACTGGTATCCAGCGCATAATCGACCCCCTGCGGGGCAATAGCGCGAACCGCGACAGCCAGATCGGGGCTCTGGCCTGGATCGATCGCATGCGTCGCACCAAGCGACAAGGCCAGCTCGCGTCGGTTGGCGCTGGGCTCGACCACGATAATTGCTCGGCATTTCTGCAGCACGGCGCCCATCACGGCACTTAGTCCGACCGCGCCGCCGCCCAGCACCACCAGCGATGCATTCTCATGGCATGCCATCGAGCGCATGACCGCCCCCGCGCCGGTCTGAATCCCGCAGCCAAGGGTGCCGGCGATCTCCAGCGGAATTCCATCTGGCACCTTCACCACGTTGCTTTCGGTCGTCAGAGCATGCGTAGCGAAGGAGGACTGGCCGAAGAAGTTTCCGGAGATTTCTCCGTGGTCATCCTGAATCGATTTCGAGCCATCGCTTCGCAGGCCGACAAAATTCAGCGCTGCCATCGAATGGCAGTAGGCCGGCTCGTTTCGGTCGCACCGGGGGCAATGCCCGCAGGACGTGAACGTAATAGCAACGTTGTCGCCGGGCTTCACCTTGGTCACCCCGGCGCCAACCTGCTCGACAACCCCGGCGCCCTCGTGCCCGAACACTGCGGGCATGGTGATCGGCAGCAATCCTTCGGCAGCGACCAGATCGGTATGGCAAAGCCCGGCGCCGACGATCCTGACCAGGATCTCTCCCGCGCCGGGAGAATCCAAGTCGACCTCTTCCAAGACAAACGGCGCGTGCGGCGCCCGTGTCACGGCAGCAGTGATTTTCATTGTGTCTCCGTGTTGCCTTATCACCGGGGAACGGTGTGTTGCGCCCGGCGCTTTTTGCGAATCAGAACTCTGGTTCTATTATTGGCGTACAATCTCAGGGCTTCAATGCGGGCTTTCCCTAGAGGACCTCTATCTCGGCAAACTAGGCCGATGGCATCGACTACCTCCGCCGAGCGGCGGGGCCGTCTGCTGCATAATGCTGATCTGTACCAGCCTCAGGATTGCAATTTCCATGGCCGCCACGCTAAAGCGCCAAGAAGATGACAAGAAACGCCTAACCCATGCCAGCAGCGCCGAACGCCGGAAGGCAGAAGCGGCGGAGGCGCCAGCGCTACGTCCGCCTCGTCAGCTGCGCAGCGAGGCGAATCTTGCCAAGATGATCTTGGCCGGACGGAGCCTGATCGAGCAGCACAGAAATTTTGATCTCGTCCTGATCAACGATGTTATCCGTACCGCTGATACCTCTACCGGAGCCTTCTACGGCCGCTTCAAAGACAAGGACGCCTTCATTTCGTCTGTACTGGATGCCGCTTTTGCGGAAATGAAGGCCGAAGCAGACAGGGCTTTTCGGGACGATGAGGCTTGGGCTCAAGGCACGGCAGCGGAGCTCGCCGCCCGAATTGTCCAATACTACGTCGACATGTGCCGCCGGAACCAGGGCATGTTCAAAGCCGTGTTGCGTCATTTTGCGGCGCTCGACCCCGATGCCAACCCGATGCGATGGTTGAGCCGGCACATCCAAAGCATGGTCGCGCCGATGCTCGCACAGAAGATGCAAGCCCAAGCCGGGGACGGTGCCGAGTCAGAAGTTCGGATCGTCCTGCAGATGGTCGTGGGAACGCTTACGCTCACCCTGCTGACCGACCCTGGGCCTATGCGCTTTGAGGGGGACCAGCTTGAAACCAAGCTGACGGCGATGATGCAGCGGTTTCTGCTCTTGGCTTGATTTTCCAACCGGCCAAAGGCGTCTCCTATGACGGCCGGCTCTACACGGCTGATCAAACTCATAGGCCGAACAACGTTTTCTCACCGTGACTTTAAAGATGTGCAAATCTGAATATTCAGAATGGCGCAAGGCGAACGGTGGTCCTTGCTGGAGGGCGAAGCCGGAGGGCTTCGGCCAACGGTGCTGACGCCTGGCCGCGCAGACGCGCGACCGGCTGCGAGCCTCGCGCACCAGACTCCTGTACGCTGCATGAACCTTGCCCCAGGCACCTTGTCGCGATCTGCAGTCTTTCCTTACAGGTAACCGCAGGACTCATGGCGCCATCGCACCGGAACACGGACATCCGTGCGGGCGCGCGGCAATCGCTCAGACAACTTCTGTCCGCGACGGGCAATCACGCCCGCTGCGGCAGCATGCACGCTCCAGCCCCGTCGCGCGGCGTACTTCACTGTCCCGATTGTTGACGCATAGGCTGTGTCGCACGGACGCCATCCCCGCGCGCCTGTTCAACGCCATGGCTTGCGACCTGCTGGGGCTGATGGGTTGCAGGAAAGTATCTATGAATACCTCCAATCGGGTTGGATATGGGCGCGATGAATTTCTCCAGGAAATCGGAGAGGTTAATATCGCCTACCTGCAACCTGGCGCAGCGACTGGTGCGCGAAACCCTATGGAAGCCATGCTTAAGCTCGGTGTCAGCAAGGAAGTTGCGAGTATCCTGATAAGCCTGACATCAACCGAGGACCTCTCCAAGCTGGCGACATCGGACATGGTACTGTGCAGGTTCCGCTTCGATGACCATGCAATTTTGTCTAATTTGACCGCTGCAATCAAGAACCGCGAAATGCAAATCCAGCGCACAACACTGCAAGCACAATCATCAGTGGAGTCGCTCGGTTGATAGCGTTCGTAAAGGCACAGCCAGCCCCTTCTTCACGGCTACCCCACTTCCGAAACGCAAGAGCGTTCTGCAGGAGGTCAACCAGACTCAACTCGCTATTGAGCTGATCACCCTGGGCGCGTGCCTGCAGGTACTCGAATGCGAGACGACGCTCTCGCGGGATCGATTGATTCGCCTCTACAAAGAAATCCGCGGCGTGTCACCTCCCAAAGGTATGCTTCCCTTCTCGACGGACTGGTTCTCCACCTGGTTACCGAATATCCATCCGTCTCTTTTTTGCGCTGCTTATCAATTCATAACGCAATGGCCAAATTGGGCTTGGGCTAGCTGATCTGCTTTGAAGACCACGAGTGCGTCCCGCTGAACAGTTGGACGCTCGTCCGCGCACCCGATGGCTGAGGCCATCAGCCGCCAAGACTGGCGATACTTTGGCCTGAGCAAGTCAGCGTCGCGTGATCCGCAGTCGCAGGCTTCCCAGCAGCCTACTTGGCTGGCTATTTCATCCCGTGCCGCAGGCCGCGCTCGATGATACCCACAAACGCATGGCGAACGGCCTCAGCGCGGTCATGGCTAGCTCCGATCAGCTGTGCGGAGACGCCTCGCATCGCGCCAATGATCGCGATTGCTTCCACGGCGGGATCGAGGTCCGAGCGGATTTCTCCGGCCTCCATGCCGATGCGCAGTTCCGCTTCGACATGGGTCGTTGACTCGTTCGTCATGCGCTCCAAAGCCTCTGCTACGGCGCCTTCGGTGTTGCGTCGCTCAGCAAGAATGGCGTGAAAAGCCTGCAGCGTCCTTACCTGAGCCGGATCACGCCCCAAGGTGAAGTGAACGATATCCAGCACGGACTCCAAGCCAGGCCGGGCCTGGCTGTGGGCCAGCCGCGCCGTGCGGATGTTGACCACGATCTGATCAATCATCGCTACCAGCAGGCCCTCCTTGTCACCGTAGTGATGAGCTGTCAGCGCACGGCTGTAGCCCGAACGAGATCCTATTTCGCGCATGGTGACTCCAGCCATGCCCTTCTCGCAGATCAGTTCGACGGCACTGTCGATGATCCGTCGCGTGGCTTCTTCCCGTCTTTCATGCTGGGTACGGCGGGACTGGCCCGCCTTCTGGGACTGCAGTGGATTGTCCATGGTGGAGAAAGCATTACCTATTTGTAGCCAACATCATACAACCAGGTTATCAGCCGGCACAGGTGTTGCATGAGGCACCAACTACAAAACTTGCCAACCGTCTGGCAAGTTAATATGATACCGCAGACCATGTCGCGTACTCTGGCGGCATTGAGATCGAGAAATAGCGGAGACATGCATTGAACACAGCAAAGAACAAGACAGCGCCGCTGCGCAACTCGTCGGGGAGCCGGTCCAAATGACCCAGCTCCCCAGCACCGCCGTCGGCCAGCCCCGCCGCTCTCCCTTCTGGCCACCCGGCCTGCCCGCCGAGGCGACAGTGCCGCGCACCAGCCTGGTCTACAACGTGGAAGTGGCTGCGCACCGCTATCCGGACAAGCCTGCCATCCGGTACTTCAGCAGCGCGATTTCCTATGCCGCCCTACTCGGTCAGATCGAGCGAATGGCCGGCTACCTGCAGCGCCAATGCGGGATTGCGCCCGGTGACCGCGTGCTGCTGTATAGCCAGAACTGCCCGCAGTTCATCATTGCCTACTACGCCATCCTGCGTGCCGACGCCATAGTGGTGCCGGCCAACCCGATGTGGCTGACCGCCGAGCTGGAGCATGTGGTCGCCGACAGCGGCGCCCGCGTGGCCTTCGCCGCAGCGGAGCTCTACGAGCGGCTTGCGCCGCTGCATGGCGACGGGCTCCAGCATGTCATTGTCCATGACTATGCCGATATGCTGCCCGATGAAGGAGAGTGTGATGGCAGCCCAGCCGTGCCGGCCTGGCTGCGCGAGCGCACATCGCTGGCGGGGCTCATACCGGCCGGCGGCACACTCGTGCGCTGGCAGGACGCAGACGCAGCCGGCCTGGCACCGCTGCCCCATGCCGCCGGCTTCGATACGCTGTGCATGTTGGCCTACACTTCCGGCACCACCGGCCACCCCAAGGGCTGCATGCATACCCATGGCACGCTGATGAGTGCTGCAGTGGGCTCCCAAGCTTGGCGCGGCAATACGCCCAACGCGGTATTCCTAGCAGTGGCGCCGATGTTCCACCTGCTGGGCATGCAGAACGGCATCCATGCCCCCCTTTACCTGGGCGCCACCATCGTGTTGCTGCCGCGCTGGGACCCTCTGCTCGCAGCCGACTTGATCGAGCGCTACCGGGTCTCGAACTGGAACGCGCCGCCAGCAATGCTGGTGGATATCTTCTCCCAGCCCAGCATCCTAGAGCGCGACCTCACTTGCCTCGCCTTTTTGGGCGGCGGTGGCGCGGCCATGCCCGATGCTGTGGCCAATATGCTGCAGGAACGCTTCGGCCTGAACTATATCGAGGCCTATGGCATGACCGAGACTGCTGCCTTCCTGCTGTCCAACCCGCGCCACCGGCCCAAGCGGGAATGCCTGGGCATCGCCACCTTCGGTGTCGACGCTCGCGTGATCGACCCGAAGAGCTGCGTAGAACTGCCCCAGGGCGAGCTGGGTGAAATTGTGGCCAGCGGTGCCCAGATAATGCGCGGTTATTGGCGCAATCCCGAGGCGGATGCCGAGAGTTTCATCAAGATCGACGGCAAGCGCTTCTTCCGTACGGGCGATCTCGGCTATATCGACGAGGACGGCTACTTCTTCATGCGCGATCGCCTCAAGCGGATGATCAACGCCTCTGGGTTCAAGGTCTGGCCGGCCGAAGTGGAGAACCTTCTATACGGGCACCCGGCCATCCACGAAGCTTGTGTGATCGCTGCCCGAGACGAGCGGCGCGGCGAGACCGTCAAGGCGGTTGTCACCCTCAAGCCGGGCATGCAGGGGCGCGAAGAGGCCGGCGCTGAGCAGATCATGCAGTGGTGCCGTGAGCGCCTCGCAGCCTACAAGGTGCCCCGCATAGTGGAGTTCGTCGAGGCGCTGCCGAAGTCGGCTACTGGAAAGGTCCAGTGGCGCGCCCTACAGGACGCAGAGAGCGCCGCGCACCGGTCGGGCTCAACGGTTTGACCCTCATAGCGCTAACGAAGAAGAAGCTATAGGCAAAGGAGATAGCAATGCATTGCAGTAGAAGGCAATGGCTGGCGCGGGCAATCGCCCTAGGAGGCGCCGCGGCACTTGGACAATGGAACGCTCTGGCCGAGAGTGCTTACCCATCGCGGCCGCTGCGCTTGGTGGTGCCCTATCCTGCCGGCGGCGGCACCGATACGGTAGCGCGCCTGATTGGGCAGCGGCTGTCCCAGAGCTGGGGCCAGTCTGTAGTGGTGGACAACAGGCCGGGCGCCAGCGGCATGTTGGGTAATGACATCGTGGCCAAGGCTGCGCCGGACGGATACACCATCCTGATGGCCATCACCGCGATGATCCAGTCACCTAGCCTGTACAAGAGGGTTCCCTACAATGTTGAACGCGATTTCACGGCGGTCTCGCTGGCGGTGCGTTCCTCCGACCTGCTCGTTGTGCCCAACCGCGTGCCAGCCCGTACCCTGGCCGAGTTCATCGCGCTGGCCAAGGCCAGTCCGGGCAAGCTCAGCTATGGCTCCTACGGCAACGGCACGTCGTCCCACCTGCACGGAGAGCAACTTAAGCTGCGGGCCGGCATCGACTTGGTACACATCCCGTACAAGGGCGCCGCGCCGCTGGTGAGCGATGTGCTGGGCGGGCAGGTGGATGCAGCCTTTGTCGATGTGAGTACGGCTTACAGCTATCTCAATTCTGGAAAGTTCCGCATCCTTGGCATCACCGGCACGCAGCGCCACAAAGCACTGCCGTCGGTGCCGACGTTCGCCGAAACCGGCCTCTCCGGGTTCGAGCCCAATGGCTGGATGGCCTTCTTCCTCCCGGGACGCGCGCCACACGACATTACGACCAAGCTTTCGGCAGAGATTGCCCGCATTGTCAGGCTACCCGAGGTATCACAACGCCTAATGGGAATGGGTCTGCAGCCGGTGGGGTCGACGCCGGAGGAGCTGGCGAACGTAGTGAGAACGGATACGCCCAAGTGGGCCAGCATCGTGCGCAATGCTCAGATCCAGCTCGATTGAAAGCAGCCGGTACCCGAATGGCCCATCTACCGTCAGCCGCGCAACAACACGCCGGCGGTGAGTCGTCCGATCGTGGTCTGCCCGCCGATGGCATGAAGGCAGGCATCAATGTGATGGATTACGCGAACCTACGCATCAGCCGGCGCGCCGCTCTTCGGCCTCGCTACTAGATGGAGGCGGCTACGCTATTTCCCTCCTCTGTTCGCCCGCGGCACGGGCCATCGACAGTGCCGAATTTCAGCTTTGATGCAGCTAACACCAGCCATTCGACAGCGCCTCTCTTCCAACATCCAACTTTACCAGCCACATTAAAGGAGACAATCCATGCAACAAGCCGTCATCGTCGACGCCATCCGCAGCCCGATGGGCCGCTCCAAGCCGGGGTCGGCCTTTACCGAACTGCACGCCACCGAATTGCTGGCGCAAGTGCTCAAGGGCCTGGTCGAGCGCAACCAGCTGGACCCGGGCCTGGTCGACGACGTCATCACCGGCTGCGTGACGCAGGCCGGCGAGCAGTCCGCCGGCCCCGGTCGCGTGGCCTGGCTGGCCGCCGGTTTTCCCGACCACGTACCCGCCATCACCATCGACCGCAAGTGCGGCTCCAGCCAGCAGGCAGTGCACTTCGCCGCGCAGGGCATCATGGCGGGCGCCTATGACATCGTCATCGCCTGCGGCATCGAGTCGATGAGCCGTGTGCCGATGGGCTCGGCGCGTATCGGCCAGAACCCTTATGGTCCGTCGATTGAAGCGCGATACGCGCCGGGCCTGGTCTCGCAAGGCGTGGCGGCAGAGCTGGTGGCGGCAAAGTACGAGCTGTCGCGTCAGGACATGGATAGCTATTCGGCGCGCTCGCACGAACTGGCCGCCGCTGCCCGCGAGAGCGGCGTTTTCCGCCGCGAAATCCTGCCGATCGTCACGCCCAACGGCGTGGTCGAGCATGACGAAACCATCCGGCCGGGCACCTCGGTGGAAAAGCTGGGCACGCTCCAGCCTTCGTTCCGCACCGACGAACTGGGCGCGCGCTTCCCGCAGATCGGCTGGAACGTGACCGCCGGCAACGCCTCGCAGATCAGTGACGGCGCCTCGGCCATGCTGCTGATGAGCGAATCCGCGGCGCAGCGCCTGGGTCTGAAGCAGCGTGCGCGCTTTGTGGCCTTCGACGTCTGTGGCGACGACCCGATGATGATGCTCACCGCACCGATTGCCGCTAGCCAGCGTGCGATCAAGAAGAGCGGACTCAAGCTGGACCAGATCGACCACTACGAGATCAACGAAGCCTTTGCCTGCGTCCCGCTAGCCTGGCAGAAGGCGCTCGGAGCCGACCCGGCACGCCTGAACCCGCGTGGTGGCGCGATTGCACTGGGTCACCCCCTGGGCGCCTCCGGCGTGCGGCTGATGACCACCATGCTGCATGCGCTGGAAGACAGCGGTCAGCGCTATGGACTGCAGTCGATGTGCGAAGCCGGCGGCATGGCCAACGCCACCATCATTGAACGCCTGTAAGCCCCCCCGAGCCGCGACTGCAACAGCGCGCGGCCGGACCGCTTTTTTCCATACCAGTACTGGAGACCCAAGATGAATCTGAATAGCACAATGTCCGCGGTTGTAACCGGCGGCGCTTCCGGCCTCGGCCTTGCCACAGCGCGCCGCCTGGTGGAGCGCGGTGTTAGCGTGGTGATTGCCGATCTGTCCGAAGAACGCGGAAACGCGGCGGTCGACGAACTCGGCTCTAAGGTGCGCTTCGTCAAGGCCGATGTCTGCGACACCGACCAGATGAACGCGGTCTACGACGCCGCCGAGGCCATGGCCCCGCTGCGCGCGCTGATCAACTGCGCCGGGCTGGGTGCGCCGGTGCGCGTGGTCGAGAAGGACGGCTCGCCGGGCTCGCTGGAAAAATACGAGTCGGTGGTGCGCATCAACCTCATCGGCACCTTCAACTCGCTGCGCCTGGGTGCCGCGCGCATGGCGAAGAACGAACTGGTGGACGGCGAGCGCGGCGTCTGCGTGCTGACCGCTTCAGTAGCCGCCTATGAAGGCCAGATCGGCCAGATCCCGTACAGCTCGGCCAAAGCCGGCATTGTCGGCATGACGCTGGTGGCCGCTCGCGACCTGGCCCAGCGCGCCATCCGCGTGTGCACCATCGCCCCGGGCCTGTTCGATACGCCGCTGCTGGCGAAGCTGCCCGAAAACGTGCGCGCCTCGCTTGGCGCCATGGTACCGCACCCATCACGCTTGGGTGCGCCTGACGAATACGCCTCCACCGCGCTGCACATCCTGGAGAACCCGATGCTCAACGGCGAGACCATCCGCCTGGACGGCGCCATCCGAATGGCACCGCGCTGAGCGGCCTGCCAATACGAAAAGCGCTGCGCTAAGTGCTGGAGAACAGCATGCCCCTGAGCGTGAACCATCACATCCGTCTGTCGGATAGCTCGGAGCATATCATTCAACTCCAGGAGGGCGCCAGCACACGCGGGCCGGCAATGCGCCAATGCTCGTTGGCACTTACATAGCACAGCGCAAACTCCTTGAGGAGAAGCTGCTTGCCTCGCGTGAGCAGCTCTGTAAGCTTTCTACTTACTTCGAGGCTGTGCGCGAAGAAGAGCGCAAGCGCATCGCGATGGAAATTCACGATGAGCTGGGCCAGTTTCTGACGGCGCTCAAGATAGATATTTCTTTGCTGGAAATGAGGCTAGAGCTGGCCGAGTACCCGCAAGCCGAACAGAAACTGAGCGAGATGCGGAAACTGGTGGAACGAACCATTGGAACGGTCCGCCACGTTGCCAATCATTTGCGTCCCGTGGCGCTGAACTACGGGATAGTTGCGGCCCTGGAATGGCTGACAGAGGACTTCTCACTGCGCAACGATGCAGCATGCCGATTGCATGTGCAGGGGCAGGAGCCGACACTCACCAACGAAGAGGCTACGGCTTTCCTTCGCATTGCCCAGGAATCGCTCACCAATGTGGCACGACATGCCAGCGCGTCCGATGTCAATGTCGCACTCACCACTACTGTCAAGCGCATCACCCTCGCGATTAGCGATAACGGCCGGGGATTCAGGCTCGGAGTCTCGAGGCAAGGCTACTCCTATGGCCTGCAAGGCATGAGCGAACGCGCACGCTTACTGGGCGCCACCCTTGCTATCCAGAGTGCGCCCGGCGCCGGCTGGAGTCGCAGGGCGTTGGTACCGGCGACCGCGTGCTGATCACGGCCGAGGACTGCCTGGCAGTGATCACGCTAGTGTTCGCCTTATCGGAATTGGGGGCCTGGCCGGCCGTTGTCAACGCCCGCCTGTCGGAGCGGGAAATCGAGGAGATCCGGGCGCACTGCCGGCCGCGCCTGATGCTGTTTGCCCATGCGGCATCGCCGGATGCCCTGCGCCACGGCGTACGCTACCGCGCACGGGAAATTGCCCCCGCCGGTCTCGTGCCGCTGATGGCCAGCGCTCTCGACGAGGGCAGCGAGCGCGAGCCTGAAACGCTCGCGCGCGACGTCGCTGGACTGATCTACACGTCCGGCACAACCGGGCAGCCCAAGGGCGTGAAGGTCACCCACCGGGCCTTACTGCACTTTGCGCACGTCACGGTGGAGTCGCGCCGCATGCAAGCCGACGACTGCGCCTATGCCGTGATGCCCTTGTCGCTTATCTTCGGGCTGGGGACCCTGCTCATTTCGACGTTCCATGCCGGCGCAAGCCTATACCTGAGGGCACGCTTCAATGCCGCCGATGTCACCACGGCTATCCGTGAAGGTGCGATCACCCTGCTGCAAGGCGTCCCGACCATGTTCAACCGCATCCTCGCGCAAGTGCGCGCGAGCGGCATGCCATTAGATCCGTCGCCAAGGCTGCGCTATCTCTACACGGGTGGCGGGACCGCTCGACCCGACACTCAAGCAGGAAGTCGAGGCAACCTTTGGCCAGCCGCTGCACCATGGCTACGGGATGACCGAGTATGCTGGTTCGGTCTTCGTGACGCGCGTGGGCCGGCCGCGCAGCGACTGCTCGGCGGGCGAGATCGTCGAAGGCGCCGAACTGCAGGTGGTCGGGCCGGCCGGCAAATCGGTGCCGCAAGGCGAGCTGGGCGAACTATGGGTCAGAGGACCGGGCGTCATGCGTGGCTACTACCGCGCCCCGGACCTGATCGCCGAGGCCCTGCGCCCCGACGGCTGGCTCAACACCGGCGACATTGGCCTGCTGGGCCCTGACGGCGCGTTGTCCATTGTCGGCCGCACCAAGGACCTGATCATCCGCTCCGGCTTCAACGTCTATCCAGTCGAGGTCGAATCGGTCATTAACACGCACCCGTCCGTACGTCTCTCGGCGGTGGTCGGTCAGCCTACCGCGGATGGCAACGAGGAAGTGATCGCCTTCGTCGAGATCAAGGACGGCGAGAAATTTGACGCGTTAGCGCTGCACGACTACCTGATCGATCGCCTGTCACCGTACAAGCGCCCCGAGAAGATCCTGCGCGTAGCCGCCATGCCGACCACTGCCAGCGGCAAATTGCTCAAGCACCAGCTCAAACAAATGCTCGCGGACCAAAAATAGCGGGCACTTTCAATCCTGACGCCCGAGGCCATCCTCGACCAACAGGCTCACCAGCTTGCGCGCGAACAGCGGCAAGCCGCCGAGGTCCGCCACGCAGATCTGCAGCTTGCGCTCGGCCCATTCATCATTGAGCTGGATGATCCGCAGCGCCATTGTGCCGGCATGGCGGGTGGCGGTACTCTCCGGGAGCACACCGATGCCGACATTGGCCTCAATCATCCGGCACGCAGTCTCGAAGTTGCTGA harbors:
- a CDS encoding cytochrome P450, which gives rise to MNHNDFDLPGDVASVLVDPRAYADPVRLHAAYTWARENNPLGRAVNDGFDPFWVVTKHADVTAISRDHNLFHNGDYSVVCRPKAMIDHVIATTGSPNVVRALVHVDGDEHKGLRGLTQSWFMPNSILKLDERIRALARQIVDKLQKSDGNTIDFAKDIALHYPLHVIMDILGVPPEDEARMLMLTQELFGGEDPELKRAKQEQNPNANVSAQSMMAVVADFKDYFERVTADRRVNPRNDVATLLANAVVNGEPISEVSRLGYYVIIATAGHDTTSSSSAVAMWALSQFPELLPRLQADPSLISQFIDEAVRFASPVRHFMRTATADTEIRGRKIRKGDWLMLCYGSANRDEEVFEKPFDFNIDRKPNRHLAFGFGAHVCLGQHLAKMEMRILFEEMIPRLKRVEPAGQMELIASTFVGGPKHLPVRCVMQ
- a CDS encoding TetR/AcrR family transcriptional regulator — encoded protein: MAATLKRQEDDKKRLTHASSAERRKAEAAEAPALRPPRQLRSEANLAKMILAGRSLIEQHRNFDLVLINDVIRTADTSTGAFYGRFKDKDAFISSVLDAAFAEMKAEADRAFRDDEAWAQGTAAELAARIVQYYVDMCRRNQGMFKAVLRHFAALDPDANPMRWLSRHIQSMVAPMLAQKMQAQAGDGAESEVRIVLQMVVGTLTLTLLTDPGPMRFEGDQLETKLTAMMQRFLLLA
- a CDS encoding TetR/AcrR family transcriptional regulator; amino-acid sequence: MDNPLQSQKAGQSRRTQHERREEATRRIIDSAVELICEKGMAGVTMREIGSRSGYSRALTAHHYGDKEGLLVAMIDQIVVNIRTARLAHSQARPGLESVLDIVHFTLGRDPAQVRTLQAFHAILAERRNTEGAVAEALERMTNESTTHVEAELRIGMEAGEIRSDLDPAVEAIAIIGAMRGVSAQLIGASHDRAEAVRHAFVGIIERGLRHGMK
- a CDS encoding flagellar transcriptional regulator FlhD, whose amino-acid sequence is MNTSNRVGYGRDEFLQEIGEVNIAYLQPGAATGARNPMEAMLKLGVSKEVASILISLTSTEDLSKLATSDMVLCRFRFDDHAILSNLTAAIKNREMQIQRTTLQAQSSVESLG
- a CDS encoding NAD(P)-dependent alcohol dehydrogenase; amino-acid sequence: MKITAAVTRAPHAPFVLEEVDLDSPGAGEILVRIVGAGLCHTDLVAAEGLLPITMPAVFGHEGAGVVEQVGAGVTKVKPGDNVAITFTSCGHCPRCDRNEPAYCHSMAALNFVGLRSDGSKSIQDDHGEISGNFFGQSSFATHALTTESNVVKVPDGIPLEIAGTLGCGIQTGAGAVMRSMACHENASLVVLGGGAVGLSAVMGAVLQKCRAIIVVEPSANRRELALSLGATHAIDPGQSPDLAVAVRAIAPQGVDYALDTSGIPAVIEAVPKFLAPRGTFGFVGVPPAHATSLGLPGTLREVMRGGFTYRGIIEGDSDPDVFIPQLMSLYLEGRFPFDRLIKTYPLSDINRAVAEQKQGLCVKPVLLP
- a CDS encoding long-chain fatty acid--CoA ligase, which produces MTQLPSTAVGQPRRSPFWPPGLPAEATVPRTSLVYNVEVAAHRYPDKPAIRYFSSAISYAALLGQIERMAGYLQRQCGIAPGDRVLLYSQNCPQFIIAYYAILRADAIVVPANPMWLTAELEHVVADSGARVAFAAAELYERLAPLHGDGLQHVIVHDYADMLPDEGECDGSPAVPAWLRERTSLAGLIPAGGTLVRWQDADAAGLAPLPHAAGFDTLCMLAYTSGTTGHPKGCMHTHGTLMSAAVGSQAWRGNTPNAVFLAVAPMFHLLGMQNGIHAPLYLGATIVLLPRWDPLLAADLIERYRVSNWNAPPAMLVDIFSQPSILERDLTCLAFLGGGGAAMPDAVANMLQERFGLNYIEAYGMTETAAFLLSNPRHRPKRECLGIATFGVDARVIDPKSCVELPQGELGEIVASGAQIMRGYWRNPEADAESFIKIDGKRFFRTGDLGYIDEDGYFFMRDRLKRMINASGFKVWPAEVENLLYGHPAIHEACVIAARDERRGETVKAVVTLKPGMQGREEAGAEQIMQWCRERLAAYKVPRIVEFVEALPKSATGKVQWRALQDAESAAHRSGSTV
- a CDS encoding Bug family tripartite tricarboxylate transporter substrate binding protein, with product MHCSRRQWLARAIALGGAAALGQWNALAESAYPSRPLRLVVPYPAGGGTDTVARLIGQRLSQSWGQSVVVDNRPGASGMLGNDIVAKAAPDGYTILMAITAMIQSPSLYKRVPYNVERDFTAVSLAVRSSDLLVVPNRVPARTLAEFIALAKASPGKLSYGSYGNGTSSHLHGEQLKLRAGIDLVHIPYKGAAPLVSDVLGGQVDAAFVDVSTAYSYLNSGKFRILGITGTQRHKALPSVPTFAETGLSGFEPNGWMAFFLPGRAPHDITTKLSAEIARIVRLPEVSQRLMGMGLQPVGSTPEELANVVRTDTPKWASIVRNAQIQLD